In Mercenaria mercenaria strain notata chromosome 14, MADL_Memer_1, whole genome shotgun sequence, the following are encoded in one genomic region:
- the LOC123527427 gene encoding mitochondrial coenzyme A diphosphatase NUDT8-like isoform X1: MTLISDRHICLRNDLMMLNVLRFSRISSSLTNCHTVLLRQNILFTWRKLSTSSNDRDATVRLDNIFSDYNREKVVAKMKDAKPLYRPEKLMKKGREAAVLVPMCHIEGEPALLFMMRSRYLKNHRGEISFPGGMKDPSDRDLIHTALRETFEEIGLPEDCVDVWGTIPPSPSRVQLGRNNGGWVTPVLGYCNNIKIEQLNLNHSEVEEVFVRKISTLCDPANQRMTQWRYLDTRGYTLPVFLGEEHRIWGLTAIFIHQVLNLIAPGLYNFKLNHKS; this comes from the exons atGACCTTGATTTCGGACAGACACATTTGTCTAAGAAATGATCTGATGATGTTGAATGTACTGCGCTTTTCACGAATATCTTCCTCGCTGACTAATTGCCATACTGTTTTGTTGAGACAGAATATTTTATTCACGTGGAGAAAATTATCTACCTCGAGTAATGACCGTGATGCTACAGTTAGGCTGGACAATATTTTCAGTGATTACAACAGAGAAAAAGTAGTTGCTAAAATGAAGGATGCCAAACCCCTATATAGACCAGAAAAGCTTATGAAAAAGGGCAGGGAAGCAGCTGTTCTTGTACCGATGTGTCACATAGAAGGAGAACCAGCTTTATTGTTCATGATGCGGTCAAGATACTTAAAAAATCACAGAGGTGAAATAAG TTTTCCAGGAGGGATGAAAGACCCTAGTGACAGAGATCTCATTCATACAGCACTAAGAGAAACATTTGAAGAGATAGGTCTGCCTGAAGATTGTGTTGATGTCTGGGGAACTATTCCACCATCACCATCTAGGGTACAACTTGGTAGAAAT AACGGTGGATGGGTTACGCCAGTGCTGGGTTACTGTAACAATATCAAGATAGAGCAGCTGAATTTAAACCATTCAGAG GTTGAGGAGGTTTTTGTTCGAAAGATCTCGACACTGTGTGATCCAGCCAATCAGAGAATGACTCAGTGGCGCTACTTAGATACAAGAGGGTATACCTTACCTGTTTTCCTCGGCGAAGAGCACAGGATATGGGGACTCACTGCAATTTTTATACATCAAGTGTTAAATCTTATTGCACCAGGACTGTATAATTTTAAGCTAAATCACAAAAGTTGA
- the LOC123527427 gene encoding mitochondrial coenzyme A diphosphatase NUDT8-like isoform X2 gives MTLISDRHICLRNDLMMLNVLRFSRISSSLTNCHTVLLRQNILFTWRKLSTSSNDRDATVRLDNIFSDYNREKVVAKMKDAKPLYRPEKLMKKGREAAVLVPMCHIEGEPALLFMMRSRYLKNHRGEISFPGGMKDPSDRDLIHTALRETFEEIGLPEDCVDVWGTIPPSPSRNGGWVTPVLGYCNNIKIEQLNLNHSEVEEVFVRKISTLCDPANQRMTQWRYLDTRGYTLPVFLGEEHRIWGLTAIFIHQVLNLIAPGLYNFKLNHKS, from the exons atGACCTTGATTTCGGACAGACACATTTGTCTAAGAAATGATCTGATGATGTTGAATGTACTGCGCTTTTCACGAATATCTTCCTCGCTGACTAATTGCCATACTGTTTTGTTGAGACAGAATATTTTATTCACGTGGAGAAAATTATCTACCTCGAGTAATGACCGTGATGCTACAGTTAGGCTGGACAATATTTTCAGTGATTACAACAGAGAAAAAGTAGTTGCTAAAATGAAGGATGCCAAACCCCTATATAGACCAGAAAAGCTTATGAAAAAGGGCAGGGAAGCAGCTGTTCTTGTACCGATGTGTCACATAGAAGGAGAACCAGCTTTATTGTTCATGATGCGGTCAAGATACTTAAAAAATCACAGAGGTGAAATAAG TTTTCCAGGAGGGATGAAAGACCCTAGTGACAGAGATCTCATTCATACAGCACTAAGAGAAACATTTGAAGAGATAGGTCTGCCTGAAGATTGTGTTGATGTCTGGGGAACTATTCCACCATCACCATCTAGG AACGGTGGATGGGTTACGCCAGTGCTGGGTTACTGTAACAATATCAAGATAGAGCAGCTGAATTTAAACCATTCAGAG GTTGAGGAGGTTTTTGTTCGAAAGATCTCGACACTGTGTGATCCAGCCAATCAGAGAATGACTCAGTGGCGCTACTTAGATACAAGAGGGTATACCTTACCTGTTTTCCTCGGCGAAGAGCACAGGATATGGGGACTCACTGCAATTTTTATACATCAAGTGTTAAATCTTATTGCACCAGGACTGTATAATTTTAAGCTAAATCACAAAAGTTGA